CCCGCGAGCGTTTTCAGATAGAATGGATGAAAAACGACCCTACAATGTATCGTAATAGTTTCAAAGCCCTTATAGCGTGGCGTTGTTATCCCGAATACTTCCGCATACCAGCGCCAGTACTGATGATAGGCTCTGGCAGTGACTATACCAGCGTCGCCCAAAAAGAACGCTTTGTACACAAACTCCCACACGCATATCTCCACATCATCCCTAACTCCCGCCACATAAGCCCGCTAGACCAACCCCAAGCGTTCAATGAGGCTGTATTGGCTTTTTGGGCGCAATATGAAGCATAGATTGAATCAATAATCAAACAACGGCCAATCAAGCTTGCTAAAAAACGCCCTCATAATTTATCTCCCATCAACTATCATTAGTAAAACTCAACACGAGAATCGTATCTTTGTGGTTTGATACGTTTTACTAAGTTCCCACAGAAGCCGTGCTTACCATTCATAACCTTTCTTTTTACTTTGGCAGCCGCCTACTCTACGAAAATGTCAACCTACATATCCGCCCCAAAGAGCGCATTGCATTAATCGGAGCCAATGGCACCGGCAAATCGACCTTGCTGCGGCTGATTACCAAAGAATATACGCCTGATGAAGGGTCTATTGCTTATAGCAATGATTGCACCATTGGCTTTCTGAATCAAGACCTGCTGTCTTACCAAAGTACTCAAAGCATCCGCGCTGTGGCGATGGAAGCTTTTGAGCGTCAAAATGCGCTACAGGCAGACATCAACCGCATCCTCAAAAAGCTTGAAACCGACTATACCGACAAGCTCGTGGAACAACTCTCGACCTTACAAGAGGAGTTTGCAATGCTCGATGGCTACAGCCTACAGTCCAAAGCCGAAGAAATTTTGGAGGGGCTGGGTTTCCGTACAGCTGACCTTGAGCGCCCACTACAGGAGTTTTCGGGCGGCTGGCGTATGCGTGTGATGTTGGCCAAGTTGCTTTTGCAAAAACCCTCATTGCTCTTGCTCGACGAACCAACCAACCACTTGGATATGCCCTCTATCCAATGGCTCGAAAACTATCTCAACCACTACGAAGGTGCCGTTATTGTCGTCTCACACGACCGTCATTTTCTCGAAAAATGTACCAACATCACCGTCGAAGTATCTGGTCAACAGATGCACTATTACGCCGGTAATTATAGCTTTTACCTCGAAGAGCGCGAGCTCCGCCGTGAGATACAACAGGCAGCTTACGAAAACCAACAGGCCAAAATTCGTCAAACAGAGCGCTTTATTGAGCGCTTCCGTGCCAAAGCCTCTAAATCGCGACAGGTACAATCACGCGTAAAAGCCCTCGACCGTCTGGATCGTATTGATGAAGTAATCGACGAAAACGCTACCGTGTATTTCAAGTTTAACTTTGGCCGCCAATCAGGCCGAGATGTGCTCCAGCTCAAAGATATTAGCAAATCATTTGGAGACCTAAAAATTCTGGATAACGCCCAAGGGCGTATCGAGCGTGGTGATAAAATTGCCCTTATCGGGGCGAATGGCAAAGGAAAATCAACACTCTTGCGCATCATTGCCGGCACAGAGCCCATCTCGGGCGAGCGTATTGTGGGCCACAATGTCAATACAGCTTTTTATGCACAACACCAGCTCGAAAGCCTTAATGTGGAAAACGAAATCCTTGAAGAGCTCAAACAGTCGGGTAGTGGCAAAACGGATACCGAACTACGAAGTGTACTGGGCTGCTTTTTGTTCAAAGATGAAGAGGTATTCAAAAAAATCAAAGTCCTTTCCGGAGGGGAAAAATCACGCGTGGCCTTGGCCAAAATGCTGATCGAAGAGGCCAATTTCCTCCTACTTGACGAACCGACCAACCACTTGGATATGCAGTCAGTCAATATCCTCATACAGGCGCTCAATCAATATGAAGGCACTTACGTAGTGGTATCCCACGACCGTTACTTCGTACAGCACGTGGCCAACAAGATTTGGTACATCGAAGACCACCAACTTAAGGAATACCCCGGTACTTTTGCCGAATATAACCAATGGCAGGCCGAACGTGAGACACAACTAGGGGCAAGCCCGGCAAATGCGCCTACTCCCGCCGCACCCAAACCTGAACCCAAACCCAAACCTACGGCCAATACCGAACAA
This genomic window from Eisenibacter elegans DSM 3317 contains:
- the abc-f gene encoding ribosomal protection-like ABC-F family protein, which produces MLTIHNLSFYFGSRLLYENVNLHIRPKERIALIGANGTGKSTLLRLITKEYTPDEGSIAYSNDCTIGFLNQDLLSYQSTQSIRAVAMEAFERQNALQADINRILKKLETDYTDKLVEQLSTLQEEFAMLDGYSLQSKAEEILEGLGFRTADLERPLQEFSGGWRMRVMLAKLLLQKPSLLLLDEPTNHLDMPSIQWLENYLNHYEGAVIVVSHDRHFLEKCTNITVEVSGQQMHYYAGNYSFYLEERELRREIQQAAYENQQAKIRQTERFIERFRAKASKSRQVQSRVKALDRLDRIDEVIDENATVYFKFNFGRQSGRDVLQLKDISKSFGDLKILDNAQGRIERGDKIALIGANGKGKSTLLRIIAGTEPISGERIVGHNVNTAFYAQHQLESLNVENEILEELKQSGSGKTDTELRSVLGCFLFKDEEVFKKIKVLSGGEKSRVALAKMLIEEANFLLLDEPTNHLDMQSVNILIQALNQYEGTYVVVSHDRYFVQHVANKIWYIEDHQLKEYPGTFAEYNQWQAERETQLGASPANAPTPAAPKPEPKPKPTANTEQQKAIKNDLRKLKQQLSDAEVHIETLESAKNEYEHAMADPSVYQDGSQMQDFQTRYQATLQALEKAHQNWERIAEQIDSLEAQL